The proteins below come from a single Stomoxys calcitrans chromosome 1, idStoCalc2.1, whole genome shotgun sequence genomic window:
- the LOC106094970 gene encoding uncharacterized protein LOC106094970, whose product MPRSTAKSKQNVNGNSSKTKRIEQPKANMAPKPMVTPRKRTTVKREPESTLESNTEQVSHRKSERRRVARDIFLVFEEQPSTRRTTRGSNKKVPKPKFGHLRVEDPIKPKNLLRDIKNEPKCYLGSGEPINLNLEKNSKTRIINNCPNIWSSSTCTSQTPDYSKIVSSEITNVSTKQTQVSIGDVFHVAKVNPIFLWAKQDNTRIIEVRCEDYDKRNRIRITKTSNGWRAMPRSDPTTSKVLKLYSTPLLKVKRENANPLLSHLSQTANVCNVAADKKPVLESEITKDVFSEPTNVEVQTNGIDEKTKPLSKKYKKNKSNKRKKQNSCKKTAIKINVECIEDSGLPNCDSLVSTSTMGACIVYGDTVNCAVQNGNSTIVSNIVDDAVHITNGLKNRESPSSRNCTGDILGATYQNSSEDDGSFHLCPKTGLFLRSVHNADQDSDVELMEYSINKNPHLDEKINALDTKQNSVDENNESLEAKTRNLKDLLDDADLFQHCDDNANSDADLIDTLVKSSCEHNLIQDNVTSAKNTEDILQNKDMSSAELVNEPPKCLSFNEAGEIEALNCELFHPNEFMDTFEKQACTTVTDDELGPNNVSVDLQPIILHNNTTMENASNLYNVENNKNNHIIITEEAPKDLSYKKREEVCPPSESRSQCAVTSSSDIVKSPNMDDSSVLASSSETIKNLILEQFIKLNTLSGHSKSQIEDDKPIEIEHLNSIYSKCVAPSNLIETVIIDDEDSTHENTDAEPLKKRLRSNVTTAQKLATDEYNVKSNMAIIDKDPDPLTQLRLLIRNSQWKVPDPILVPKDRLSAVLASPAREIPLLITTRPELRLPEAFAYPEIIQNPNILVISMAQLEAILKNEMEVEKPKIKDMGLNKSSSSLRLNTGNKLKCGHESRQTGNTCEMPEQYCTNEELLPKPTFINTSTAKEETVKLSHIENNLSSNLNATTMAVLNQMLWLPYFGQISQEIIKTVKAPNSTSSNNSLLPPNVSSLQSNQLPTNISTDNKTLGGIFANTALKSVLKPGQTEELTLFQKILQHQMQNVLNLSHLKDNVLDKTSDKGTALPTNTNQSVLIEPTKNKVPSVENPKAKNILSTNNMEVAQSSSVDGLGKTYNLRSSSTFRQGSDYSLHPNSKRPNTENKPRLTCKSLSNLLDPEHHQTHNTSLSTIQTRNVSNIDTEYQKTKGGAKDISVENYIVGGINMDASPLTSSIRQQRNTRNFDAVSEFAKHKPTKTSDNITFENGAKPGEPMVSNESNIPLWHPLFGSNSKSAYSSPWQWTTVTAAGE is encoded by the exons ATGCCGAGAAGTACTGCCAAATCCAAACAAAATGTTAATGGAAACTCTTCAAAGACAAAAAGAATTGAACAGCCTAAAGCTAATATGGCTCCCAAACCGATGGTTACACCAAGAAAAAGGACTACTGTCAAAAGGGAACCTGAATCTACATTGGAATCGAATACGGAACAAGTATCACACAGAAAGTCCGAAAGGCGGAGAGTCGCGAGAgatatatttttagtttttgaagAACAGCCTAGTACACGGCGAACTACTAGGGGCTCAAACAAGAAAGTGCCGAAACCAAAGTTTGGTCACCTCAGAGTAGAAGATCCTATAAAGCCGAAAAATTTGCTACGAGATATAAAGAATGAACCCAAATGCTATTTGGGAAGTGGTGAGCCTATTAATCTTAATTTGGAGAAAAATTCCAAAACGAGAATTATCAACAATTGTCCAAATATATGGTCGTCATCTACGTGTACATCTCAGACTCCAGATTATTCTAAGATTGTCAGCAGTGAAATTACCAATGTATCCACCAAGCAAACACAAGTATCAATTGGAGATGTTTTTCATGTCGCAAAAGTGAACCCCATATTTTTATGGGCTAAACAAGACAATACGCGTATAATTGAAGTCCGCTgcgaagattatgacaaaaggaaCCGTATTCGCATAACAAAGACATCGAACGGATGGCGTGCAATGCCACGGTCAGACCCAACGACTTCAAAAGTCCTAAAACTTTATTCTACGCCTCTTTTAAAAGTGAAAAGAGAGAATGCAAATCCTTTACTAAGTCATCTATCACAAACGGCAAATGTTTGCAATGTGGCTGCTGACAAGAAACCTGTGCTCGAATCGGAAATAACTAAAGACGTTTTTTCTGAACCAACTAATGTCGAAGTTCAGACAAATGGAATTGATGAAAAAACTAAGCCTCTttcaaaaaagtataaaaagaataaatcAAACAAACGTAAGAAGCAAAACTCATGTAAGAAAActgcaataaaaataaatgttgaatGTATAGAAGATTCGGGTTTGCCCAATTGTGATTCTCTTGTCAGCACTTCAACCATGGGCGCATGTATTGTTTATGGTGATACAGTGAACTGTGCTGTCCAAAATGGCAACAGCACTATTGTGTCCAATATAGTTGATGATGCTGTTCACATTACTAATGGCTTAAAAAACCGTGAATCGCCGAGTTCTAGAAATTGTACTGGCGACATATTGGGTGCTACATATCAAAACTCTTCTGAAGACGATGGTTCATTCCATCTGTGTCCAAAAACAGGTCTGTTCCTTAGAAGTGTTCATAATGCTGATCAAGATAGTGATGTGGAATTAATGGAATATAGTATAAATAAGAATCCACATTTAGATGAAAAGATTAATGCTTTAGATACAAAGCAAAATTCTGTTGATGAAAACAATGAAAGCTTAGAAGCCAAAACTAGAAATCTAAAGGATTTATTGGACGACGCCGACTTGTTCCAACACTGTGATGATAATGCTAACAGTGACGCAGATTTAATAGATACCCTCGTGAAGTCAAGTTGTGAACACAATCTTATTCAAGACAATGTGACCAGTGCCAAGAACACTGAAgacattttacaaaataaagATATGTCATCAGCTGAGTTGGTTAATGAACCAcccaaatgtctttcatttAACGAAGCAGGTGAAATTGAAGCTTTGAACTGTGAACTATTTCATCCAAATGAGTTCATGGATACATTTGAAAAACAAGCATGTACTACAGTAACTGATGACGAACTGGGCCCCAATAATGTATCTGTAGACCTGCAACCGATAATTTTACATAATAACACAACTATGGAAAATGCCTCAAATTTATATAacgttgaaaataataaaaataatcatATTATTATCACTGAAGAAGCTCCAAAAGATCTTAGTTACAAAAAAAGGGAGGAAGTTTGCCCCCCCTCAGAATCTCGAAGTCAGTGTGCGGTTACATCAAGTTCAGATATAGTCAAGTCGCCTAATATGGATGATTCATCTGTTCTAGCGTCTTCTTCCGAAACAATTAAGAATCTTATTTTAGAGCAGTTTATAAAGCTAAACACCCTCTCAGGCCATTCAAAATCTCAAATTGAAGACGATAAGCCTATAGAAATTGaacatttgaattccatatacTCGAAATGCGTTGCACCTTCGAATCTGATAGAAACAGTAATTATAGACGACGAAGATAGCACTCATGAAAATACAGATGCCGAGCCACTGAAAAAAAGACTTCGTTCTAATGTAACAACTGCACAAAAACTCGCCACCGATGAATATAATGTCAAATCTAATATGGCAATAATTGATAAAGACCCCGACCCGCTAACGCAACTACGCCTTCTTATACGCAACTCCCAGTGGAAGGTCCCTGATCCAATTCTAGTTCCCAAAGACCGCTTAAGTGCAGTTTTGGCATCACCTGCCCGGGAAATTCCTCTTTTAATAACAACCAGGCCCGAACTTCGACTTCCAGAAGCATTCGCCTATCCAGAAATAATTCAAAACCCAAATATTCTTGTTATATCAATGGCTCAGTTAGAAGCAATTCTTAAGAATGAAATGGAAGTCGAGAAACCCAAAATAAAGGATATGGGCCTAAACAAATCGTCTTCAAGTTTAAGACTGAACACTGGCAACAAATTAAAGTGCGGTCATGAAAGTCGTCAGACTGGAAACACATGTGAAATGCCCGAGCAGTATTGCACGAACGAAGAATTACTACCCAAACCAACATTCATTAATACGTCAACAGCCAAGGAAGAAACTGTAAAACTCTCACATATCGAAAATAATCTGTCTTCCAACCTAAATGCAACAACAATGGCAGTTCTTAATCAAATGTTGTGGCTACCTTACTTTGGACAAATTTCTCAAGAAATTATTAAAACGGTAAAAGCTCCAAACAGTACATCTTCAAATAATTCTTTGCTACCTCCTAATGTAAGCAGTTTGCAATCAAATCAATTGCCAACAAATATATCCACCGATAATAAAACATTAGGtggaatttttgcaaatacGGCATTGAAATCTGTTCTTAAACCGGGACAAACTGAAGAGCTAACACTTTTCCAAAAGATTCTGCAGCACCAAATGCAAAATGTTCTTAACTTAAGTCATTTAAAAGACAACGTATTAGACAAGACATCAGACAAAGGTACTGCTCTTCCAACAAATACTAACCAAAGTGTTCTTATAGAACCTACTAAAAACAAAGTACCAAGTGTTGAAAATCCGAAAGCCAAAAACATTTTATCCACAAATAACATGGAAGTCGCACAAAGTAGTAGTGTAGATGGATTGGGGAAAACTTATAATTTACGTAGTTCCTCCACATTTCGCCAAGGATCTGACTACAGTCTACACCCCAATAGCAAACGACCAAATACGGAAAATAAACCAAGGCTTACATGCAAATCATTATCAAACCTTCTGGATCCAGAACATCATCAAACACACAATACCTCATTGTCCACTATACAAACACGAAATGTCTCAAACATAGACACTGAATACCAAAAAACAAAGGGCGGTGCTAAAGACATATCTGTAGAAAATTACATAGTTGGAGGTATCAATATGGACGCTTCCCCACTAACTTCCTCAATTAGACAGCAACGGAACACAAGGAACTTTGATGCAGTAAGCGAATTTGCCAAGCATAAACCAACAAAGACCTCCGACAATATTACCTTTGAAAATGGCGCGAAACCCGGAGAACCAATGGTATCTAATGAGTCTAATATTCCATTGTGGCATCCTTTATTTGGAAG TAATTCGAAATCGGCCTACAGTAGTCCTTGGCAATGGACAACAGTCACAGCTGCGGGCGAATGA